The nucleotide window ACAACAGATTGATCGCGCAGTTCAGAAGCTGCTCCATAACCGGACAGGAATTATCATCGCCCATCGTCTTGGCACTGTTGAACGAGTCAATGAAATAATGATCTTGGAAGATGGTGCAGTCCAAGAACACGGGGAGCGAGAATATCTTGTCGGAGACCCAAATTCGCGATTCTCACAACTCCTCAAAACAGGGCTGGAAGAGGTAATCGTGTGATAGTTCCTTCGGCAAATCGCAGGGACTTTCTCTTATTGCCTCCCTCAGTTGACTCATGAAGCGAGCAGAATGTATAATTAACGTATCTTAGCAAGTTGCTAGTAGCAGATATATCGTTTTGGACCTCCCGACAAATCGGGATTCCTCCGGTCAGATCGGAGTCTCCCGCGAAGCGAGAATCCACGATGTATCGGGACACGAGAATCGGGATCGGCACGGAATCGATTCTATTACGCATTACGTTTCACGTTTTACGCCTCACGGATAACAGATATGACAACCGAATTTAACCTCCCCGAACTCGGAGAAGACATTGACGCCGGCGATGTCGTTGCCCTGCTGGTGTCTGTCGGTGACACAATCGAAGTTGATCAGCCGGTGTTGGAGATTGAAACGGATAAAGCTGCTATCGAAATACCTTCTTCCATCAGCGGCACCATCACGGCGATTCATGTGGAGGAAGGTGGAATCGTGGAGGTCGGAAAGCCGATTCTCACGGTTGACACGGAGGGAATGGGCGAAGGAAAGATCGAATCTCCAGAGACGCCACAGAAAACTGCTCCCGCACCCGAGGTCGTGTCACCCCCAACTACTAGAGCGGAAAAACGGGAGGAAACACCGGCTATACCGTCAGTCGAAACGCAACGGATCACTGAAACTGACGAGCCACTACTAGATTTCTCAAAATGGGGTGAAATTGAGCGAGTTGCATTGGGAGGGATACGCCGTGCTACTGCGAAGCATATGGCGACTGCGTGGGGGACGATCCCACATGTCACAAATTTCGATAAGGCGGATATCACAGAATTAGAAAAACTCCGCAAACAGCACACCTCAAAGGTTGAGGCTGTAGGTGGTAAACTCACAATCACGGCAATACTCCTCAAAATTGCTGCAGGTGCGTTGAAGCAATTCCCGCAGTTCTGCGCAAGCGTGGATATGGAGAGAGCAGAAATTATCTACAAGCGATACTATCACATCGGTGTAGCTGTCGATACATCGCAAGGGCTTCTAGTACCCGTTATCCGCAATGTCGATCAGAAAAACATTACCGAATTAGCGATTGAGTTGAATCAGGCAGCGGAGAAGGCAAGAAATAGGAAACTCGGTTTGGAAGATATGCAGGGTGGAACCTTCACGATAAGCAACCTTGGCAATATCGGTGGGACAAACTTTGCCCCGATAATCAACTACCCCGAAGTTGCCATTCTCGGTGTTTCCCGCAGTCAGATTGAACCGGTATTTATCAATGACCAATTTCAGCCGCGTCTGATGTTGCCGCTTGCCCTTTCCTACGACCACCGCTTGATTGATGGTGCCGATGCAGCCCGTTTTTTGCGTCGGTTGATTGACGTGTTGGAAAATCCTTTCTTACTCGCACTCGAAGGATAAACGAAACGTCTAAACTGAAGAAAAGAAGGTAATTCCCTCAGAAGACGCTGCTAAGGATATTTTATGGAAGATTACGATATTGATGAATTGATTGAACAGTTGGAATATGACGAGGATCGAGAAGCGACGATTGCAGCCTTGGTTGAGATTGGTGAATCTGCGGTGCCTGACCTGATAGCGGCGTTAGAAAACGTGATTTGGGATGTGTGCGATGGTGCAGCTGACGCCTTAGCACAGATTGGAGAACCCGCCGTTCCTGCTTTGATAGATACGTTTGCCCATGAATTCAGACATGTTGCGCTCAACGCATCCGACGCCGTTGCTCGAATTGGAGAACCTGCGGTTTCGGCTTTAGCTGAAGCATTAAATGACACCTATGACCCCGTACGCGAATATGCTGTCCGTGCGTTGAGCACAATTGGAAATTCTACCCATGCAGTTGTGCCTGCATTAATTCAGGCACTCGGTGACGATGAAATAGAGATTCGGACCTACGCTGCGGTTGGACTGGCAAATGTCGGTGAAGCTGCGAGCGACGCTGTGCCAGCTTTGATAGCCACCTCGACTGATGAGTCCGATCGGGTTCGTCAACATGTCGCTTTTGCACTGTCAGAGATTGGAACACCTGAAGCAGAAAAAGCGTTAAGCGAACTGTAAAATTAGAATTGTTGCTTATTGAAAAAAACATCTTCTCTCAACGAAGACACGGGCTGTCGCTAGTTATATAGAATTCATTTGAAAAATAAGGTAGGATGTGGTATGCTTAATATGGTTTTTTGCTGTCCAGACCTTATCAATCTTGCTGACAAGACCCCATCCTTTAGGTTGGGGCTGTAGTCAGCCAAAGCGCGTTAATAGACAAAAAGTGTTGAAATAGTAGGTGAAATATAGTATAATTGTTTTGTCTTTCGTGGGAAGGGTAAACGCCACTGCTCAGTGGTGCTTCCCACCCCCTGACCGGTCATGAAAGACATAAAAATAATCCATAATGAAAACCTACAGGTTCAAGTTGTATTCTAATCACGGTAATGGTGAATTGCACAAGACGATAGACGGACACGCTCACGTCTGGAATCATTGCGTTGCCCTTCAGCGACGGTACTATGCCATCTATGGTAAGTATATTAGCAAGTTTAGATTGATAAACCATATCTCTAAACTGAAACGCTTGCCTCGGTTTGCTTATTGGAATCAATTGCCAAGCCAATCCATACAAGATGTCGCCTCCCGTATTGACAAGGGCTACCGGTCAATGTTTGAAGCAAGATCCAATGGTAAGAAATGGGGGCGTCCTCGTTTCAAGTCGCGTGGCAAGTATAAGTCATTCACACTGCTTCAAGCCGGTTGGAAACTCCGGCCGGGCAATCGCATCAAAATAGGAAAGTGTATCTACTCCTATTTCAAGTCCCGTGATGTGTTAGGCACCCCAAAACGCTGTACCATTAAACGGGACGCTATCGGTGATGTCTATATCTGTATCTTAACAGACTATGAGGCACCAGTCCTCAATCGGCTCATGACGGGTAAAATCGCAGGGTTCGATTTTGGTCTAAAGCGTTTTCTCACTGGGTCAAATGGATATGACATAAAATCACCCGAGTTTTTCAAACGCAGTCTCAACGCTATCAAACGGGCGAATCGAAACCATTCCCGAAAACAGAAAGGTTCAAACAACCGGGCAAGGGCAAGGCTTGATTTAGCCCGCAAGCACCGTAAGGTTGAACGCCAACGGGAAAATTTCCATTGGAAATTAGCACATGAACTCACTGATGAACACGACGAAATCTGTCTTGAGGATTTGAATCTCAAAGGTATGAAGTCGCTTTGGGGACGTAAAGTCAGCGACCTCGGCTTTGCCGATTTCGTTAAGAAATTGGTGTATATTGCCCCCAAAAAGGGTGTCAAAATCACTTTCACTGATAAATGGTATCCTTCCAGTAAAACTTGCTCAGTTTGTGGTACTGTCAATCAAACGTTGAACTTGCGTGATAGAACTTGGCGTTGCAACGATTGTGGCGCAGTCCATGACCGAGACCGTAACGCTGCAATTAACATCTTTCGGGTTGGGGCGTCAACCCATGAAGGAGAGGACATAAGCCCCGGTTCGCCGGGCAATCCTTGTTGATAGCACAATTCGACAGCCTATCGGATGGGGACAGATAAGAATCCCTACCCTTTAGGCTGTGGGAGTACGTCAATCAACCATAAAAACTTGTATCCGCTTAAATAGTTAACCAATTTTTGAACATGCACGCCTGATTTTGGTATAGTCAAAAGCAAATGACTCCTCCCTCACGCATGTAGGGGGACTTTGGCTTTGTTACTCTGCGACTTTCAGATAGATGGAAACCCTACGATAGAAAGGATATAAAATGGGAAATTACGATTTTGCCATTGGTATGGGTGGGGCACCCGGCCAAGGTATTGAGAGTAGTGGACCGTTACTGTTGAGGATTTGCGCGCGTCGTGGCGTTTATGCGTTCACTTACAGTGCCTATCAATCCCTCATCCGTGGCGGCCACACCTTTTTAACCATGCGACTCAGTTCTGAACCCGTTGCAAACCATGGTGATAAGATCGACTTGGTCATCGCGTTGAACCAAGACGCAATGGATAAGCACCTTCAGAACATCGTCTCCGGTGGCGCAATTCTTTACAACAGCGATAACACGAAGCCCGGAGCGGATGTTCCAGAGAACGTTCAGTTATGCCCACTCTCCTTTAAGGAACTGTCCAACAATAGCCGAAACCGGATCATGTTGAATACTTTGTTACTCGGTGCCGCGCTTAACATGATTGGAGCAGGCTTGGAACAGTTGGAAAATATTTTAACGATTCAGTTTCAGCGAAAAGGTCAGGCAGTTGTTGACGAAAACGTCGGCATCGCCAGAGCAGGATACGACCATGCTACCGAACATTTCACACCGTTCCCCACATCACTACCCATACAAGACAAGCCGCTCGCAGTGACGACTGGCAATGAGGTGATGGCAATGGGCGGAGCGGCAGCCGGCGTCAAATTCTATTGCGCCTATCCGATGAGCCCTTCGACCGGTGTGCTGCACTGGATGGCTGAAAACGCACGTGATTTGGATATCATGGTACGGCAGGTTGAAGACGAAATCGGTGTTGCAAATATGGCAATCGGTGCCGCTCATTCAGGGTGTCGCGCTATGTGTGCAACCTCCGGCGGCGGTTTCGCACTGATGACCGAAGCTATTGGCAGTGCCGGGATGATGGAAATTCCGGTGGTTATTATTAATGTCCAACGCGGTGGACCTTCAACCGGGCTACCGACCAAGACCGAGCAAGGCGACCTATGGCAGGTGCTGGGCGCCAGCCAAGGCGACTTCCCGAAGATTATTGCCGCACCGACCAGTATCATGGATGGTTTCGATGTGATTCCAGAGCTCTTCAATTTGGTTGATAAATATCAGTGTCCGGGGATGGTGATTTCCGACCTCACACTCTCTATGGGATACACGAATATCGATCCAGCCCTTATCAAGTGGGATCAGGAGATCGACCGTGGCGAGATCATCACT belongs to Candidatus Poribacteria bacterium and includes:
- a CDS encoding 2-oxoacid:acceptor oxidoreductase subunit alpha; protein product: MGNYDFAIGMGGAPGQGIESSGPLLLRICARRGVYAFTYSAYQSLIRGGHTFLTMRLSSEPVANHGDKIDLVIALNQDAMDKHLQNIVSGGAILYNSDNTKPGADVPENVQLCPLSFKELSNNSRNRIMLNTLLLGAALNMIGAGLEQLENILTIQFQRKGQAVVDENVGIARAGYDHATEHFTPFPTSLPIQDKPLAVTTGNEVMAMGGAAAGVKFYCAYPMSPSTGVLHWMAENARDLDIMVRQVEDEIGVANMAIGAAHSGCRAMCATSGGGFALMTEAIGSAGMMEIPVVIINVQRGGPSTGLPTKTEQGDLWQVLGASQGDFPKIIAAPTSIMDGFDVIPELFNLVDKYQCPGMVISDLTLSMGYTNIDPALIKWDQEIDRGEIITESNDTDEKYLRYKITDSGISPRALPGTPGHVYVAATDEHDEDGGLISDEFTNPHIRRDIMEKRQRKMDGIVAELPPPSVEGPEDAALTLIGWGSTKSVIGEAASLLRAEGYSVNHIHFKWLYPMDEEKVNEILSECKQSIIVECNYTGQFARFLRGETGFKTDGHIRKYDGEPFMPHHIVDGAKEIEAGKTELYIPYQEIVV
- a CDS encoding transposase — protein: MKTYRFKLYSNHGNGELHKTIDGHAHVWNHCVALQRRYYAIYGKYISKFRLINHISKLKRLPRFAYWNQLPSQSIQDVASRIDKGYRSMFEARSNGKKWGRPRFKSRGKYKSFTLLQAGWKLRPGNRIKIGKCIYSYFKSRDVLGTPKRCTIKRDAIGDVYICILTDYEAPVLNRLMTGKIAGFDFGLKRFLTGSNGYDIKSPEFFKRSLNAIKRANRNHSRKQKGSNNRARARLDLARKHRKVERQRENFHWKLAHELTDEHDEICLEDLNLKGMKSLWGRKVSDLGFADFVKKLVYIAPKKGVKITFTDKWYPSSKTCSVCGTVNQTLNLRDRTWRCNDCGAVHDRDRNAAINIFRVGASTHEGEDISPGSPGNPC
- a CDS encoding HEAT repeat domain-containing protein, translated to MEDYDIDELIEQLEYDEDREATIAALVEIGESAVPDLIAALENVIWDVCDGAADALAQIGEPAVPALIDTFAHEFRHVALNASDAVARIGEPAVSALAEALNDTYDPVREYAVRALSTIGNSTHAVVPALIQALGDDEIEIRTYAAVGLANVGEAASDAVPALIATSTDESDRVRQHVAFALSEIGTPEAEKALSEL
- a CDS encoding 2-oxo acid dehydrogenase subunit E2, whose product is MTTEFNLPELGEDIDAGDVVALLVSVGDTIEVDQPVLEIETDKAAIEIPSSISGTITAIHVEEGGIVEVGKPILTVDTEGMGEGKIESPETPQKTAPAPEVVSPPTTRAEKREETPAIPSVETQRITETDEPLLDFSKWGEIERVALGGIRRATAKHMATAWGTIPHVTNFDKADITELEKLRKQHTSKVEAVGGKLTITAILLKIAAGALKQFPQFCASVDMERAEIIYKRYYHIGVAVDTSQGLLVPVIRNVDQKNITELAIELNQAAEKARNRKLGLEDMQGGTFTISNLGNIGGTNFAPIINYPEVAILGVSRSQIEPVFINDQFQPRLMLPLALSYDHRLIDGADAARFLRRLIDVLENPFLLALEG